In a genomic window of Poecilia reticulata strain Guanapo linkage group LG22, Guppy_female_1.0+MT, whole genome shotgun sequence:
- the dmac2l gene encoding ATP synthase subunit s, mitochondrial, whose protein sequence is MGLLSRTVESVLKQREGSRRHFWGWLNAVFNRVDHERIKTIGPDRAAAEWLLRCGAKVRFDGFERWHHDYNGLPTGPLGRYKIQAIDATESCIMYKGFDYLDGLEYVEEIKFNKCIYIEDVCLERLSSIENLQASLYMMEVVSCGNVTDKGLVALHRLKNLEYLFLSDLPGMKDRHTTVERLQKALPRLDVALDLD, encoded by the exons ATGGGGCTGTTGTCGAGGACAGTGGAGTCTGTGCTAAAGCAGAGGGAGGGGAGCCGCAGACACTTCTGGGGTTGGCTCAATGCTGTTTTTAACAG GGTGGACCATGAGCGGATCAAAACGATCGGTCCGGACCGAGCTGCAGCCGAGTGGCTGCTGAGGTGCGGTGCCAAAGTGCGGTTCGACGGTTTCGAGCGCTGGCATCACGACTACAACGGACTCCCAACGGGGCCCCTCGGCAGATACAAGATCCAGGCGATCGACGCTACAGAATCCTGCATCATGTACAAAGGGTTCGACTACCTGG ATGGCTTGGAATATGTGGAGGAAATTAAATTCAACAAGTGTATCTACATCGAGGACGTCTGCCTGGAACGGCTGAGTTCGATCGAGAACCTGCAGGCCAGCCTCTACATGATGGAGGTGGTGTCATGTGGAAACGTGACCGACAAGGGCCTTGTCGCTCTGCACCGACTCAA GAACTTGGAGTATCTGTTTCTGAGTGATCTTCCAGGAATGAAAGACAGGCACACCACAGTCGAGAGGCTCCAGAAGGCGCTTCCACGTCTGGACGTGGCGCTGGACCTGGACTGA